A genomic stretch from Natronomonas gomsonensis includes:
- a CDS encoding competence/damage-inducible protein A: MQAAILTVGDELLDGDTENTNATWLAAELSDRGVSIRRILTVPDDEGVIAAATREYSDSFDVVVVTGGLGGTPDDVTMAGVAAAFDLPLVENDLAREDLERTLEAIAGDYPDLDVDVSAEASLPEGARPLLNRAGLSPGCVVENVYVLPGIPSEMEEMFEDVAGEFDGDVESRFLYTEEPEANLIERLDETRERFGVKVGCYPDREAGHNRLKLTAEDTAALDDAEAWLAENVTLVE, from the coding sequence ATGCAGGCGGCGATACTCACTGTCGGCGACGAGTTGCTCGACGGCGACACCGAAAACACCAACGCGACGTGGTTGGCGGCCGAGTTGAGCGACCGCGGCGTCTCCATCCGACGGATACTGACCGTCCCGGACGACGAAGGCGTCATCGCGGCGGCGACACGGGAGTACAGCGATTCCTTCGACGTCGTCGTCGTCACCGGCGGTCTCGGCGGGACGCCAGACGACGTGACGATGGCCGGCGTCGCGGCGGCGTTCGACCTCCCGCTCGTCGAAAACGACCTGGCACGCGAGGACCTCGAACGGACGCTCGAGGCCATCGCCGGCGACTATCCGGACCTCGACGTGGACGTATCCGCGGAGGCGTCGCTGCCGGAAGGCGCCCGGCCGCTTCTCAACCGTGCCGGCCTCTCGCCGGGATGTGTTGTCGAGAACGTCTACGTTCTGCCGGGCATCCCCTCGGAGATGGAGGAGATGTTCGAGGACGTGGCCGGCGAGTTCGACGGCGACGTGGAGTCGCGGTTTCTCTACACCGAGGAACCCGAGGCGAATCTCATCGAGCGACTCGACGAGACGCGGGAGCGCTTCGGCGTGAAGGTCGGCTGTTATCCCGACCGCGAGGCGGGACACAACCGGCTGAAACTCACCGCCGAGGACACCGCGGCGCTGGACGACGCCGAAGCGTGGCTGGCCGAGAACGTCACGCTCGTGGAGTGA
- the cydB gene encoding cytochrome d ubiquinol oxidase subunit II, whose amino-acid sequence MTDVASLAGGPLLGLPLAELWFVLLFFILAMFLFLDGFDFGVGALFATRDDEAEREQLLAAIGPFWDGNEVWLVVFGGAMFAAFPAVYANLFSRHYLLMFAILGALILRGLAPEMYEQRHDEAWKRWWGRAFVVGSLTAPFFLGMFTANWMLGETATLTVSGVVVGLAVVALTVVDGVAFLRLKTRGRLRADLRTAGYRALAAYLALVVVALGYVAVTRPALRSALSSPVVVALVAVTLLLAGVYAVATRSDRYYAAFGAAAGLVFALVGIVAGLLYPSIDPAGGLTVESAIVSTLPLNLMSIGAALLLPLIFGYFVVLYSAFSGPIEAGEAY is encoded by the coding sequence ATGACTGATGTGGCCTCGTTGGCCGGTGGGCCGCTGCTCGGCCTTCCGCTCGCCGAACTGTGGTTCGTTCTGCTGTTTTTCATCCTCGCGATGTTCCTGTTTCTCGATGGGTTCGATTTCGGCGTCGGCGCACTGTTTGCGACCCGCGACGACGAGGCCGAACGCGAACAACTCCTCGCGGCTATCGGCCCCTTCTGGGACGGAAACGAGGTGTGGCTGGTCGTCTTCGGTGGGGCGATGTTCGCGGCGTTTCCGGCCGTCTACGCGAACCTGTTCAGTCGCCACTACCTGTTGATGTTCGCTATCCTCGGGGCGCTCATACTCCGTGGTCTCGCCCCCGAGATGTACGAACAGCGCCACGACGAGGCCTGGAAACGCTGGTGGGGCCGGGCGTTCGTCGTCGGAAGCCTCACCGCGCCGTTCTTCCTCGGGATGTTCACCGCCAACTGGATGCTCGGCGAGACGGCGACGCTCACGGTCTCCGGCGTCGTTGTCGGCCTGGCCGTCGTCGCACTCACGGTCGTCGATGGCGTCGCTTTCCTGCGGTTGAAAACCCGTGGTCGCTTACGCGCGGACCTTCGAACGGCCGGCTATCGCGCACTCGCGGCGTATCTCGCCTTGGTCGTCGTAGCCCTCGGCTACGTGGCAGTCACGCGCCCTGCGCTGCGCTCGGCGCTTTCCTCGCCGGTCGTCGTAGCCCTCGTCGCCGTGACGCTCCTCCTCGCTGGCGTGTACGCCGTCGCTACGCGGAGCGACCGCTACTACGCCGCATTCGGCGCTGCCGCCGGGCTGGTGTTCGCCCTCGTTGGCATCGTCGCCGGGTTACTGTACCCGAGTATCGACCCGGCGGGTGGCCTCACCGTCGAATCGGCCATCGTCTCGACGCTCCCGCTCAACCTCATGTCCATCGGGGCCGCGCTTCTGCTCCCGTTGATTTTCGGCTACTTCGTCGTTCTCTACTCGGCGTTCAGCGGCCCAATCGAAGCGGGGGAGGCGTACTGA
- a CDS encoding cytochrome ubiquinol oxidase subunit I codes for MVDPIFASRLQFALTTIVHIVFPVMSMGLAPFLVYFTWREIRSGEAIYEQLRRFWTRIFAVSFVVGTVTGIVLEFEFGTNFAAFSTTAGELFGGPLALEGMMAFMLEATFLGVFVFGRERVSDALYMISAVAVGLGTWLSAVWILIANSWMQTPRGYELVMEGGQPIVRLVDPIAAYLNPRFFWMFVHMQNAAVESVALVMAGLGAYFVFRHHVWGNPVRHVGFWETTLKFGLIALLITAPLQVIHGDLYARHVFETQPQKFAAMEAVWETDSYVPEYIIAFPTSIENLLDPRAKEIFGIGIPGGASWLASGGDPQATIRGLEEFEGPQPPVAIVFWAFRAMVALGFWFILLAVWGSYRWWSGELYEDDLLHKALMASTPLGIIAVELGWVVTEVGRQPWVIQGVLKTSDGVSPGLTGTEATITLAGFVVVYLALLTLYVYVLVRIVRAGPPSRDDLRATPEQPGSDTTPEVSTDD; via the coding sequence ATGGTTGACCCCATCTTCGCAAGTCGGCTCCAGTTCGCTCTGACGACCATCGTCCACATCGTCTTTCCCGTAATGAGCATGGGCCTCGCGCCGTTTCTCGTGTACTTCACGTGGCGTGAGATACGGTCCGGGGAGGCGATATACGAGCAACTACGCCGATTTTGGACGCGCATCTTCGCCGTCAGTTTCGTCGTCGGTACCGTCACCGGAATCGTCCTCGAATTCGAGTTCGGGACGAACTTCGCGGCGTTCTCGACGACTGCGGGCGAACTGTTCGGCGGCCCCCTCGCTTTGGAGGGGATGATGGCGTTCATGCTCGAAGCCACGTTCCTCGGCGTCTTCGTGTTCGGTCGCGAACGCGTCAGCGACGCCCTGTACATGATTTCGGCGGTGGCCGTCGGTCTCGGGACGTGGCTGTCGGCCGTGTGGATTCTCATCGCGAACTCGTGGATGCAGACGCCTCGCGGCTACGAGTTGGTGATGGAGGGTGGTCAACCGATTGTCAGACTCGTCGACCCCATCGCGGCGTATCTCAATCCGCGTTTCTTCTGGATGTTCGTCCACATGCAGAATGCCGCCGTCGAATCCGTCGCCCTCGTCATGGCCGGCCTCGGCGCGTACTTCGTGTTCCGACACCACGTCTGGGGGAACCCCGTCCGACACGTCGGGTTCTGGGAGACGACGCTCAAGTTCGGGCTCATCGCCCTACTCATCACGGCCCCGTTGCAGGTGATTCACGGCGACCTCTATGCTCGACACGTCTTCGAGACCCAACCCCAGAAGTTCGCCGCGATGGAGGCCGTCTGGGAAACCGATTCCTACGTCCCCGAGTACATCATCGCGTTCCCGACGAGCATCGAGAACCTCCTCGACCCGCGGGCGAAGGAGATTTTCGGCATCGGTATCCCGGGCGGCGCTTCGTGGCTCGCCAGCGGCGGCGACCCGCAGGCGACGATACGGGGTCTCGAAGAGTTCGAGGGGCCACAACCCCCCGTCGCTATCGTCTTCTGGGCGTTCCGCGCCATGGTCGCACTCGGCTTCTGGTTCATCCTCCTTGCGGTGTGGGGGAGCTATCGCTGGTGGAGCGGCGAACTCTACGAGGACGACCTGTTACACAAGGCGCTGATGGCGTCGACGCCGCTCGGCATCATCGCCGTCGAACTGGGATGGGTCGTCACCGAAGTCGGCCGTCAGCCGTGGGTCATTCAGGGCGTCCTGAAGACGTCGGACGGCGTCTCGCCCGGCCTCACGGGTACGGAAGCGACGATTACACTCGCCGGGTTCGTCGTGGTGTATCTCGCCTTACTCACACTGTACGTCTACGTTCTCGTCCGCATCGTCCGTGCGGGGCCACCGTCTCGTGACGACCTCAGGGCAACTCCGGAGCAACCGGGTTCGGACACCACTCCCGAGGTGAGCACGGATGACTGA
- a CDS encoding DUF5814 domain-containing protein has translation MAITDKIYVKNHRQLASQLDTSFPKSAFSGATLDILFSGDGIAKLDDASRDRVLEFAEDFLDCDCQSNPHCGCPERKFIAYLLELRAQGLGPDAIVDVMGDDYMVYAYPGDVLSFLDSGVRTLEAAEQLADVDGRDDAEAEIRRKRRELSG, from the coding sequence GTGGCGATTACGGACAAAATCTACGTGAAGAACCACCGGCAGTTGGCCTCTCAACTGGATACGTCGTTCCCCAAGAGTGCCTTCTCCGGGGCGACGCTGGACATCCTCTTTTCGGGCGATGGCATCGCCAAACTCGACGACGCCTCCCGGGATCGCGTGTTGGAGTTCGCCGAGGACTTCCTCGACTGTGACTGCCAGTCGAACCCCCACTGTGGCTGTCCCGAGCGGAAGTTCATCGCTTACCTGCTGGAGTTGCGGGCGCAGGGACTCGGACCGGACGCCATCGTCGACGTGATGGGCGACGACTACATGGTGTATGCGTATCCGGGCGACGTGCTGTCGTTTCTCGACAGCGGGGTTCGGACGCTGGAGGCGGCCGAACAGCTGGCCGACGTGGACGGACGGGACGACGCGGAAGCCGAGATTCGCAGAAAGCGCAGAGAACTGTCGGGGTAG